In one Mycobacteriales bacterium genomic region, the following are encoded:
- a CDS encoding NAD(P)/FAD-dependent oxidoreductase — MPDIAIIGGGPGGLTAAIALARRGIRTTVFERDDHPERMPRFNPDRSYPIDITGHGLNALRHIDAVTSFDAHLTSFRGIIFRGRVVDPWPEPGWIGSRGDITRALMSLAEQRHRDLIEFVFHNDVRAVDVHAGEVADRRFDLVVGADGAGSAVPTAMTERVEGFTVETSAVPNYGLLLELDQVGDKLDKHFLNYGLAFSPLALVAVIVDEDKPDGVRWLGVLGVNKPITFGSPEQATDWLREHVPRTLELTSEQAIAEFARRQFVHLGQRLTCSSLHAGRAVLLGDAAAAFPPIGQGGNAALESAMVLDQCLASGPLDTVGARYEAAWKPEADAVSWIGSQVRYQNPSTQARMVIGRVLGVNLMSQAKSSTRTYADVRRTARRRLASL; from the coding sequence GTGCCGGACATCGCGATCATCGGAGGCGGCCCCGGCGGGCTGACGGCGGCCATCGCGCTCGCCCGGCGCGGCATCCGCACCACGGTGTTCGAACGCGACGACCACCCCGAACGCATGCCGCGCTTCAACCCCGACCGCTCCTACCCCATCGACATCACCGGTCACGGACTCAACGCGCTGCGCCACATCGACGCCGTCACCTCGTTCGACGCTCACCTGACCTCCTTCCGCGGGATCATCTTCCGGGGCCGGGTGGTTGACCCCTGGCCCGAGCCGGGGTGGATCGGCTCGCGAGGCGACATCACTCGCGCGCTGATGTCGCTGGCCGAGCAGCGGCACCGCGACCTGATCGAGTTCGTGTTCCACAACGACGTCCGTGCTGTCGACGTGCACGCGGGAGAGGTGGCAGACCGGCGTTTCGACCTCGTCGTCGGCGCGGACGGCGCGGGCTCGGCCGTCCCGACGGCGATGACCGAGCGGGTCGAAGGATTCACTGTGGAGACCTCCGCTGTCCCCAACTACGGGCTCCTCCTCGAACTCGACCAGGTCGGCGACAAGCTGGACAAACACTTCTTGAACTACGGCCTGGCGTTCAGCCCCCTTGCGCTGGTCGCGGTCATCGTGGATGAGGACAAACCAGACGGCGTGCGGTGGCTGGGCGTGCTCGGAGTGAACAAGCCGATTACCTTCGGCTCTCCCGAACAAGCCACCGATTGGCTGCGCGAGCACGTACCGCGCACGCTGGAGCTGACCAGCGAGCAGGCGATCGCCGAGTTCGCCCGGCGTCAGTTCGTCCATCTGGGACAGCGGCTGACCTGTTCCAGCCTGCATGCCGGCCGCGCGGTGCTGCTCGGCGACGCCGCCGCTGCGTTTCCACCGATCGGGCAGGGCGGCAACGCGGCCCTGGAATCAGCGATGGTGCTCGACCAGTGCCTCGCATCCGGACCGCTGGACACCGTCGGCGCCCGCTACGAGGCGGCGTGGAAACCCGAAGCCGACGCGGTCTCCTGGATCGGCTCGCAGGTCCGCTACCAGAATCCGAGCACGCAGGCCCGCATGGTGATCGGCCGCGTCCTCGGGGTCAACCTCATGAGCCAGGCCAAGAGCTCCACCCGCACCTACGCGGACGTGCGACGCACCGCACGCCGGCGTCTGGCATCGCTCTAG